The segment GACCACAAGTAGGCATCCTCGGCCAATGAGTCAAGTCTTGGGCCTTGCTCCTTGTTGGACAAGGGAAACCCCGGGGGGGCTGAGGTCTTATTCCGGGTTTGCACGCCTGGAAACACGGATGTAGAAAAGCGCAAGGAATATCAGGCGCGGTCAGGCGCCAGTCATTAGAGTCGTTTCATGACAGAGGGACACATGACCAAACAGACACAGGGAAGCTATCAGGAACGCCTGAATCGGGTGCTGGACCATATGGAACGGCATTTGGATGACGATTTGGCCTTGGACGAACTGGCGGCAGTGGCCTGCTTTTCACCATATCATTTCCACCGGATCTTCAGTGGGATGGTGGGTGAAGGCGTCAAGGCCCACCTGCGACGGCTCAGGCTGGAGCGTGCAGCCAATCGACTGACATTTACGGAGCTTCCGGTCACGGATATCGCCCTGAATGCAGGCTACGACAGTCCCGAGGCCTTTTCTCGAGCTTTCAGGAATCTGTTTGAGTTGTCCCCGGTCCGGTATCGGGAGCTGGCCTTGGCAGGAGGATTGCCTCCGGCTTCGGGACGTTCCAGCGTGGCCCTGTGCCGAGCCTGTGAACTCATTCAGGAGGGAAAATTGACCATGGAAGCGACTATCAAGGAATTGCCTGAATTGAACGTGGCCTATGTGCGCCATGTGGGGCCGTATGAGATGTGTGAATCGGCCTGGGAGGCCGTGTGCGGTTGGGCAGCGCCCAAGGGACTGCTGGGACCGAATACGGCCATTGTTGGTTTGTGCCACGATGACCCTGAGATCACGCCGCCCGAGAAGATTCGCTATGATGCCTGTCTGACGGTTCCCGAAGGGGTACAGGCTGAAGGTTCGGTGGGCGTCAAGACCATCGGAGGCGGGCGGTACGCCGTGACCGTGCACAAGGGCCCCTATGCGAACCTGCACGCTACTTATGCCTGGCTGTGTGGCGTCTGGGTGGTGGAGAATGGTCATGAACTGGCCAGTGAACCCTCTCTGGAGTTCTATCTGAACAACCCGGAGCAAACTCCGCCCGAAGAGCTGAGGACCGAGGTGCATGTGCGTCTGGCCTAGGTCGGTTGATGCCGTTTCAAACGTGTTCGGGCGGGATCGTTCTGCTTGCGCGACGCGGACGAGCCTCGGCAGAAGAATTGATGCGATGGGTCGCCTTCCGGACGGGGGGCGGCCTTTACAGTTTGGGGACGTCGGATTCCTCATGCCCATAACGAGCCAGCAGCGCATCCAGGTGTTCCTTGATGGCGTGGCAGTCGCCGCCGATGAAGGTGCCCCTGACCCTGATGGAGTTGGGGGCGTTCTTGACCGGGCGGCCATCGATGTGGTTCAGGGCTGGTTTGTCATCCTTGAAGAGGATGACCAGGTTCTGGACGCCTTTCTTGTTCCAGGCCGGATGCACACAGACCATGCGCGCCACCTCCGGCCAGGGGATGAGGATTTCATGCTTCCAGCAGCCCACGCGGATGCCACGCTCGTCGGCTTTGAGGCAATAGCGGGTCAGAATTGCGGTTTTCAGCTCCGGCCCGCAGGCCATGAGTATGCCAACGAAAAGAGCGACAAAGATCAAGGCCTCGGTGCCCCATTCCGGGGTGCGGATGATGAGCACCAGCAGCGACCCGAGCAGCAGGGCCAAAGCAATGCCATAGGTGGTCATCAAACCTTTGTTCAGGGGCACTTCCACGGTGTCAGTCATGCGTTTGGTCCTTGAGCCAGATGTCCATGGCTGTCTTGATCGTTTGCGGGGCGGGGCCCAGGTACAGGCCAGCCAGGGTTAGTGTGTCACCATTTCGCAGGGTCAGGATGAGGTTCTCGTAGCGGCGTTTGGGAGCTTGGGCGGTGGAGCAGGAGGCGATGTCCTTCCATGGCAGCAATTGTGGCTCGCGGGTGGTGTTCACGAGCAGCCCTTCAGGCCCCATCTCCAAGGCGTAGTCTCGTCCGATGACCAGCACCAGCTTGTTGACGTTGACCAGAAACAGGCTCAGGCAGGCGACCATGGCAGCCACGGCCCCAGCATTCCATCCTCCCAGCCGCCAGCAGAAGAATCCCAACACGGATAAGGTCAGAACAAAGAGCAGGGTCTGAGTGACCAGTCGTTGCTTGTTCCAGGGGATGTGTAGAGGCTCGGGCATGGTCGCTACTCCGGCTTGAGACCCAGGCGTTTCAGATCGTCCAAATCCGAGGCCGCGGCTTCGCCCCTGGTGGTCAGATAGTCACCGATCATCAGTCCACTGGCTCCGCAGGTCAGGGCCTCGGCCTTGCGCGAGCCGAAGACCGCCGGGCGCCCCCCACAAATGCGGATATGCTGTTGTGGCAGGATGAAGCGCAAGAGAGCCACGATGCGGATGGCTTCTTCGGGCAGCATGATGTCGCGTTTCCCGTAGGGAGTGCCGGGAATGGGGGTCAGGAAATTCACGGGTATGGAGTCCACCCCCAGGCTGCGCAGTTCCAGAGCCAATTCCACGCGGTGGTCCCAGTTCTCGCCCAGGCCGAATAGTCCTCCGCAGCAGACGTAGAGGTCTGCCTCCATGGCGGCACGGACGGTGGCGACGTCCTCGTCGTAGGCGTGGGTGGTGCAGACCTCGGGGAAAAAGCTGCGCGCGGTCTCCAGATTGTGATGATAGGCCTGCAGGCCTGCGGCTTTCATGGCCTGGAGTTGCTCGGGGTGCAGAATGCCCACCGAGGCATCGGCGGCCAGGCCCAAGGTTCTGATGCCGTTGATGGCTTTCAGCAACTGCTCGAAATCGTCGCCAGTCAGCCCCTTGCCGCTGGTGACCACGGCGAATCGGCTGGCTCCGGCCTCGCGCATGGCTCGAGCTGCAGCCAGAATTTTGTCCACGTCGATGAAGGGGTATTCATCGCATTGCGTATCGTGGTGCGAGGACTGCGCGCAGAATTTGCAGTTTTCGGAGCAGCGGCCCGATTTTGCGTTGACGATGGAACACAGGCTCATGACTCCGGGAAAATGGCTTTCCTTGAGGCGCAGGGCGGCTGCGGCCAGTGCGGAAAGGTCATCCCCCTGGGCAGAACTCACGCGCTTGCCCAGGTCGTAGGCTTCCTGATCACTCAGGGGAGTGCCGCCGAGGATGCGTTCGGCCAGATTCTGGAAAAATTCACTCATGACTGGTCCTTCCAGTTCCACCACTTGAGGCGTGCGGGGTCGTGTTGTGTCTCGCTGGCAAAATAGACAGCGCAGCGGAAGACATACAGTACGCAGCGGTCCACGTGACAACCTTCAAGCTCCATCAAGCGATCGTACATGGCTTGGGGGTCCTGATCGGCAAGGGCGCTGACGGAGGTGAATCCCAGGCGGTAGAGATCTTCGGACAGGCTTGGGCCTACCCCGGGAATGCGTTTCAGGTTGCGGATGGATTCGGTTTTGCTCATGGGGGGGATGTAGCGTGAAGGCGGTGGAAAGGGAAGGGCTGTGCGTTGCTGCAATCAGGGCTGTGAGCCTGCAATCGCAGTTCGGGAGATATGGTCGTGGCCCGGTCCGGGGCGATCAGTACAGGTGGCAGGCCGTGAAGTGCTCGGGACGTACTTCCTTCCACTGTGGGGGCTGGGTCGAGCATGCGGGCATGGCTTCGGGGCAGCGGGGATGGAAGGGACACCCTCCGGGCGGGTTGATGGGGCTCGGTGGGTCGCCCTGGACATGCAGTTGGATGCGTTCTCCCTGGGGATCGGGCTTGGGAATGGCTCCCATCAATGCCTTGGTATAGGGGTGCAAGGGCTCGCGAAACAGATCCTCGGAATTGGCCAGTTCCATCAGTTTGCCCAGGTACATCACCACCACCCTGTCGCTGATGTGCCCTACCACGGCCAGGTCATGGGAGATGAAGACATAGGTCAGGCCGAGTTTGTTTTGCAGTTCACCCAACAGGTTGACCACCTGGGCCTGGATGGAAACATCCAGAGCAGAGACGGGTTCATCGCAGACCACGCAATCCGGATTCAGGGCCAAGGCTCGTGCAATGGCCACACGCTGGCGTTGGCCACCGGAAAATTCATGCGGATAGCGCGTGACCTGTTCGGGACGCAGACCGACCCAGGACAGAAGCTCCAAAACTCGCTCTTTGCGCTCGGCGGCGGGCATCCCGTGGATTTTCAGAGGTTCACCAATGGTGGCTCCGATGTTGCGCCGGGGGTTCAGAGACGAGAATGGATCCTGAAAAACCATCTGGATGTTTTTGGGGTAGCTACGCAGGAACTCGCCCGGAGCGTTCCAGATGTCCATGCCTTCCAGGGTGATGGAGCCGGAGGTGGGGCGTTCAAGGCGTAGCAACAGGCGCGCCAAAGTGGATTTTCCACAGCCGGATTCACCCACCAGTCCAAGGGTTTCACCACGCATTACATCGAGGTTCACTCCGTCCACGGCGTGGACAACGGCCTTGTCGATGCCCATGACTCCGCCGGAGACGGGGTAATGCTTCTTGAGGTTACGGATGCTGATGAAGGTCTCTATGGCTTTTGCTCCTGTTGATGTCGCTGCTTTGTATAACGCAAGGCGCGGCCAGGGGAAAGGGGTTGATTCTTGATGATTCGATCCGGTGGCAACCCGGATGGAAGAAATTCATCATTGTGCAAGGGGTCCTTGCAATCATCAGCAGACGTCGAGTAGGGTCGCGACTCGTTGTGGGCTATTGCCCTGTATAAGGAGAACCGTATGATTAAAAGATTGGCATGTATCTATTTGTTTTCATTTGTCATACTGATGTCTATGGCGGCCGGGGCGCAGGATTTGCACGTCGTGACCGAAGACTATGCTCCTTACAATTATTCGGAAAATGGTGAGATTGTCGGCTTCTCGACAGAGGTTCTGCGGGCGATACTGAAGCGAGCCGAGGTTGGCTATCAGATTGAGATGTTGCCTTGGGCGCGAGCCTATCGCATTGCCCAGGGTGCCAAGGGTGTACTCATCTATTCCATGGCACGAACTCCAGAGCGGGAGAATCAATTCCATTGGGTGGGCCCTCTGGCGCCACGCAGTGTGCATCTGTTTCGTCTGGCGACCCGCAGGGATATTGCTCCGAAAACTGATGCCGAGTTGACGGGCTACAGGATGGGGGTTGTCCGGGCGGATGCCACAGAGGCGTTGGCGCTTGGGTGGGGGTTTGTCCCCGACAAGAATCTGATGGTGGCCAAGGATATTGCTCAGCTGCTGCGATTGCTCGATGCCGGGCGAATCGATGTTGTGCCAGCCAACCCATTGATGTTTCAGCATGACCTCAAACGCGATGGTCGCAATGCTGCTGACTATCCATCCTGCTATTCAGTGAACTTTGATGATGGATATTATTTAGGTATCAGTCGAGGCAGCAATCCCCGATTGATAGAGCGGATTCGCAAGGCGTTTGATGCTCTTTCCAAAGAAGGGGTGCTGGACCAGATCCGCAGCCGTTATGAAGGGTTGATGTTTAAGTAACCATTATCCCGTTTTTTTGTTCTTCCCGCCAGCGCAGGCTATTGTTCTTTGTTCAGCTCGTGTTCCAGCACAATGATGGGAATGGCGAAGAGCAGATACGGCAGGAAGTCCAGCCCGATCTGAAAGATGCTGGTGTCCCCAGCCATGGTTGCCACGCCCAGCACATCCCCGAAATTCTTGAGCAACACATAGAATGCACCCATGGTCAACGTGCCCTGGTAAGTCATGCGCCATTGCCCGGGGGCAAAGCGGATGAAGATCCGGCCCCAGGCCAGTTGCAGGCAACCCATCAGACACAGGGTGAACAGAACCACCGTGCCGATACTCTTGAGGACGAACAGGGGGTGGCTTGCATAGGCCAGACTCCAGAGATCGGTAAATGAGGTGGTGAGCCAGAGTACGGCAAGCAGGATGGAATAGGGCTTCATATAGTGTCCTTTTTTAGTGTTGTAGCATGGATTCCAGCGCTTTACTAAAAGTACCAGCGCCAACTACGTCCCGCGAGATAGAGATCCCGCAACGTCTTGATGCCACCACTTCGCAGTTTCTTGACAAGAAATAGAAACAGGTAGGCCGTCTGCATGGCATCGTACAAGGCATTGTGCTGATTGAACGACGGCAGGCCGTAGCGGTTCGAGAGGTCGTACAATTGGTAGGACACCTGGCCGTCGAACTGGTCGTAGTAATTTTCCCATAACTCCTGCTGGTAGATCTGGGACAGACGCATGGTGTCGATGCACGGGGTGGAAAGCTTGCCGCCCAGAATGTCCGTGCCTGCCCGATTCAGAAAGCTCATATCCAGTCCGATATTGTGCCCCACAATCAATGAGTGGCCGCAGAAATTCATGAACTCCGGGAAGATCGTGCGGAGCCTGGGTGCGTCTTTGAGCATCTCTGGGGTGATGCGGTGGATCATGGTGGAGAGCTTGGGCAACTCGCCTTTGGGCGCCACCAGAGAGTAGTACGAGTTTGCCGTGATGGAGAGATTCTTGATGCGCACCGCGCCGATGGAAACGATCTCGTCGGTGCGGGACGACAGGCCGGTCAACTCGGTGTCCACCACGCAGAATTCGTAATCGGCCAAGGGGCGATCCTGATCGAAATCACTAAAGTACTCGGCGTTTTCGCGTAGGACTGGATTTTCGGGTGGATGCCGAAACAGACCCAGAGCCCTGTCGATGAACGATGGTGTTGTGGCTGCGGCGATCATGACTATTTTCCCGTGCTCCCCGTTATTATTGTGTAGGCAGTTCAGGATGGATCGAGAACAAGGCGCAAGGAACCAACGAGGCCGAAGTGGATTTGGTCATCTCTGCGGAGTTGTTGGTTCCGAAGCAACACAGTAATCGACCCATGATAATCTGCTACCCGACGTTGAGGCGAAACACGTCCTTGGTGAAGGACTGCAATCCGCCGATGACCCCGAAGGCTTCCTTGAGGGTCTGTTTTTCAAGATCGGACAGGTCGGCCGGATTGACGTGGTTGTCCGGTTGTTGCCCGTTGTTGATCTGCGTCATCTGGTGCACGAGCCTGAGTTGCATCAGGAATTCATACGCTTCCACTGCTTCCACGATGAGGTCCGGGGCCACGTGTCCGCGTTCCTTGAGCAGCTCCAGGCGATCCAGGGTGTTGGTCTCAGTGATCTTGTGCTTCAGGGCAAAGAGTCGCCCGAAATCCACAAAGGGCACCAGCCCGCTCTTTTTCAGGTCCAGACGGTCTTTGTGTTCGCCGTTTTTCTCAACGATGAATCCTCGGAAAAAAGAGAGTGGGGTCCGGGCGGTCATGCAATCCTTGGCCAGATAACGCAGGAATACACTTTCTCGTGCGGCGTGCAGAGTCACGTGCTTGCGCAGGGATTGGCCCAGGGAAAGTTGTCCGTAACCGGGCCGGAAATCGAAAAAGATGGTGGCATTCAGAACTTCTGCCGGCTCGGGGCGCAGGATCATGCGTTCGAAGTAGTCGCGGCAGATGGTGAAGGGCTGCCGCCATTTGGGGTTGGAGGCCATCATCTCGCCCGGGCACAGGGGATAGCCGCATTGCACCAGGTGCGCGATGGCGGCTTCGGTGAAGCGTGCGAAGTAGTCCTTGGCTGCTCGTGCTTCGTCCTCGCCCACGGGATCCCGATAGACCAGCGCGTTGTCCTGATCCGTATGGAAGGTCTGTTCCTTGCGGCCTTCGGAACCCATCAGGATCCAGCAGAAGGGCACGGGCGGTGGTCCCATTTCGTCCTGAAGCATGTTCAAAAGTTTTTCCAGAATCAGATCGTTCATGACCGTGATCATGCGCGTGATGTTTCCGGCCTTGGCTCCTTCCTCGATGAGGCTGCCCACGGTGACAGGCACCTTTTGTGAAAGGGGGTACAGTCCCGCGATGTCGCGTACGGTCATGATTTCGCGGAACAGGGAGACGGGTGAGCGGCCCTGGATGAGCATGATGTCGTGGGAGGTGATCATGCCCTGTACCTCGCCGTGGCGGGTGACGGCCAAGTGATGAATCTGAGCGCTCATCATCTTGAGCAAGGCATCGAAGCAGGGCTCGCGATGCGGGACCGTGGCCAAGGGGGAACTCATGATGAATTCCACAGGGGCGTCGGTGGATTCACCTTCGGCCACGGCGCGCCGAAGGTCCTTGTCCGTGACGATGCCAGTAGCTTCGCCACTGGGGTCAGTCACCAGTAGCGAGCCGATGTTCTTGTTGTTCATGATCTGTGCTGCTTCGCGGATGCTGCGACCATTGGCGATCATCATGGGCGCACGCTTGACGATGTCTCCCACGCGTGATGCGAACAGATACAGGGGGCTTGTGGCGCAGAGGTCCGCGTGTTGCCTTCTCAGTTCCGAGAAGGCCTTGGCAATATAGCTCTCGGAAAAACTGTGCAGATAATATTGGGCAAGAGCCGGATGTGCGGCCACGACCTTGCGGAATAATACCGCTGGAATCTTGAAGCAGAAGGTGTCCTCGATGGTCTCGGCAGACAAACTGGCCGGTGCGTCGCGGATGGCGCCCAATGCTCCCACGGCCTGGCCTTCGCCCCGGTAGTCGATGGGTTTTTCCTCGCCTTGATCCTGAATGAGGGTCAGCTTGATTGCGCCGCTGCGCACCACGAGGACATCCTCGATGATGGTTTCATTCTGGGTCAGCAGGCGGGTGCCCTTGGGGTAGAAGTCGATGGCGCATTCTGAGGCCAATGCGTTCAGCTCGGCTTCGGGCAGATCTGAAAAAGGAAGCGTCTTTTCCAGAAATGGAACCAGCTCTGCCGCTTGTGCGGTGAAGACGTCGCTGCTGTTGACCATGATTCTCCGCCCGGTTTGTTGTTCCAGTACGGGGCGTGTCTTTCACGCCCCGTACTGGTTTTTGTTTGACTTTCAGTGGTCTCGCATCGCCAATCTTTGGCGGATGATGATTTCTCACAAATGGTATTTAAAGCCTCTGCGAATATTACCTTTAACCGAATGTCGTTCAGAATCCAGGCTGGGTCGGCGCAAGGACTGTTCAGGTCCGAAGCATATCTGCAATATGCGAAGAGTTGAACGGTTTGCAGCAACACCCCCAGCCTGGATAAATGGACGACATTCTAGTGGTCGACGGCCATGCCCGCCCCACGAGGGAAGCGCACGTTGTCCACCAATTCCTGAATCTCCTTGGGAGGCGCAGGAGTCACCAGCGAGACACCGATGATCATGGCGAAGTTCAGGAGCATGCCGATGAAGCCGATGCCTTCAGGGCTGATATCCATGAACCACCAGCCCACACCCAGGAACTTGGTCTGGATGATATAGAGCATGGTGAAACCAATACCTGCAACCATACCCGCGATGGCGCCTTCACGCGTGGCCCGTTTCCAGAAGATGCCAAGCACCAGGATCGGGAAGAAGCTCGACGCACCGAGGCCGAAGGCCAGGGCCACAACCTGGGCCACGAAGCCCGGCGGGTTGATGCCGAAGTAACCAGCCACACAGACAGCCACACCGATCATCACACGGCCAACGGCCAGACGCGACTTTTCGGACGCATTGCGGTTGATGAGCCTGTAATACAGGTCATGGGAGATGGATGAGGCAATGACCAGCATCAGACCCGAAGCAGTGGACAGGGCCGCAGCCAGGCCACCAGCAGCAACCAGGGCGATGACCCAGGCGGGCAGACCGGCGATTTCGGGGTTGGCGAGCACCATGATGTCACGGTCCACATACAGTTCGTTGGTCGAGCTTGAGGGCGCATTGCTGATCGAGCGTTCGCCATGAGTACCAAGGGCGCCAGTGAATGATGGCTTGCCGACAAAAGCAGCGCCAGCGCGATACTGGATGATGCCGTCGTTGTTCTTGTCCAGCCAGGCGATGAGGCCGGTGGTTTCCCAGTTGTTGAACCAGGTCGGGGCTTCGGCATAGGTCTTTTCATTGATGGTGTTGACCATGTTGTAGCGCGCAAAACTCGCAACAGCCGGGGCTGTGGTGTAGAGAATGGCGATGAACAGCAGGGCATACCCGGCGGACAGGCGTGCGGCGCGAACGCTGGGCACGGTGTAGAAACGGATGATGACGTGGGGCAGACCCGCAGTACCAACCATCAGGCTCATGGTCATGGCAAACACATCCAGCATGGATCTATTGCCGGGGCCAAAGGCCGAGGTGTATTCGCGGAAGCCCAGATCAGTGCCGATCTGGTTCAGCGTGTCGAGCAGATATTTGCCCGCGTCAGGACCGGAGATGATGGTGCTGCCGAAACCGATCTGGGGGATGGCAACGCCCGTGATCTTCACGGAGATAGCCACAGCCGGGATCAGGAAGGCCACGATGAGTACGCAGTACTGGGCGACCTGAGTCCAGGTGATGCCCTTCATGCCGCCGAGTCCCGCGTAGATGAACACGATGACCATGCCGATGACCACGCCCGTGTTCACGTCCACTTCCAGGAAGCGGGAGAACACGATGCCGACGCCGCGCATCTGCCCGGCAACGTAGGTCAGGGACACGAAAATGGCGCAGATCAGTGCCACCAGTCGTGCGATATTGGAATAATAGCGGTCACCCACGAAGTCCGGGACAGTGAATTTGCCGAACTTGCGGAGGTAGGGTGCCAGAAGCAGGGCCAACAGTACATAACCGCCGGTCCAGCCCATCAGGTACACTGCACCGGTGTATCCCTGGAAGGAAATGATGCCTGCCATGGAGATGAACGAGGCTGCGCTCATCCAGTCCGCGGCGGTGGCCATGCCATTGGCCAGCGGCGGGACACCGCCCCCGGCCACGTAAAAACCTTTGGTATCTTTGACTCGTGAGAGCCAGGCGATGGTGATGTAGACCCCGAAGGTCAATCCCACCATGACGTATGTCCAGCCTTGAATGCCCATGACAATCTCCTGTGTGTTAGCGGCTTATTCGTCCACGTCGTATTTTCGGTCCAACCGCAGCATCAGCAGGTAGTAGACATAGATCAGGATGACGAAGACATAGATGGAGCCCTGTTGGGCAAACCAGAATCCCAAGGGGAAGCCCCCCATGCGGAAGGCGTTCAGCGGCTCGACAAAAATAATGCCGCAGCCGTAGGAGACCAATGCCCAAATGGACAGCAGGATAATCATGTACCCAAGGTTCTGTTTCCAATACTCTTTCATAATGTACCCCCAGTCCGTTGGTTTTGGCCGCTGCCACGTTGTTGCGCGCGTTGTTGCAGCAGAAGCCATTGACTGATTGTGCTGTTGTATACGCCCATAATCCACAACGCATTTCATTTTCGGTGAGCGGTTGAAAAATGCGTTGGCAAAGCGGGTGAAAACGAGCGATTACCGTTCCCCTTGTTTGTCGCGCCGCTTAATTTGTTAAAGTGACCGTCCGCCCCTGGCAGGGCTCCGATGACAACTGGAGTACGGTATTATGGCCGTGGTCAGGACCGGTGACGGTCTGATATTCACCTTTTGCGTTCAATCTGATACCAACGGTGGGAGTTGGTGTGACTGAAACCACCCTTGAATCGAGACCGAACCGGCCTGTGTGCCATTGAGGACCGTGCAATGATGATCAGTTTTCTCGACGTCGTATTCGCCGTGATCGCCTTGTTCTTTGTGGTGCGCGGCATGTTCCGCGGTTTGTTCAAGGAAATCGCGTCTACCGTGGGTGTTGTTGCCGCCTATTATGTGGCCAGCAACCACAACGAGATTTTTGTTCCGTTTTTCCAGGTTTGGTTCAAAAGTCCGGGGCTGCTGCACTTCCTGGCGTACGTGTCCATGTTCGTGGCTGTTATGTTTGGCGTGATGTTTGTGGCCTGGCTGCTGGCGCGCATGCTGCGCATTACTCCCGTGTTCTGGGTGGACGTTCCCGGTGGCATGGCCGTGGGCTTCGTCAAGGCCTGGTTGGTCTGTGCGGTGGCACTTGTCGGTATTACCTCGTTCATGCCTGATGCCGAGTTCGTGAAGACATCCAAAGTGGTACCCTACTTGAATAATGGAGCGGATTTTCTGGCCAAGTATATGCCGGATAATATGAAGGACTTTGACCCATCGATCCTGCGTGAGAAGATGGAAGCGGAAAAGAAGGAGGCCATGGAAAAATTCATGTCGGGCGGAAAGGGTTCCGACGACAAGGATGGAGCCATGAGCGAGAAATCACAGGAAATGCTTCAGAAGATGAGCAAGTCCATTAAAGAAATGATGTCCAAAGACAAAGAGTAGTATGACAGATACAAAAGATGATGTGTCCGTAAAGGACCATGGCGAGGCGCTTTCCGAACTGATGGAAGTCATTGCCTCGCTGCTTGGCCCCGGGGGCTGTCCCTGGGATCAGAAACAGACTCCCCAGACCATGACCGACTATGTGATCGAGGAGGCCTTTGAACTGGTGGAGGCCATTCGCGCCGACGCCCCGGAGTTTGGGACGGAGGCGACCCGCTCCGAGGTCAAGGAAGAGCTGGGGGACGTGGCCTTTCTGCTGCTGTTCCTGGCGACCCTGTACGAGCGTGAAGGATCCTTCAATCTTTCGGAATCCCTGCGCTACAGCGCGGCCAAGATGATCCGCCGCCATCCGCATGTGTTCGGTGACTTGAAGCTCAAGAATCAGGAGGAGCTGCTCTCCAACTGGGAGAAGATCAAGCGCAACGAGAACACCGAGGACGACGAAGCCCCCAAGCGGGTCTACGGCAGCCTGCCCAAGGGCCTGCCGCCCATGCTCAAGGCCTATCGCATCAACTCCAAGGCCGCACGCGCCGGATTTACTTGGGAAACCGACGACGATCAGGCCGGACAGCTGACCAGCGAATGGAAGGAATGGGAAGAGGCCAAAGCCTCGGGCGATCAGGCGCGTATGGAAGAGGAGTTCGGCGACTATCTGTTTACCTTGATTGAATATGGCCGTCGCCACGGCATCAAGGCC is part of the Desulfovibrio ferrophilus genome and harbors:
- the mazG gene encoding nucleoside triphosphate pyrophosphohydrolase translates to MTDTKDDVSVKDHGEALSELMEVIASLLGPGGCPWDQKQTPQTMTDYVIEEAFELVEAIRADAPEFGTEATRSEVKEELGDVAFLLLFLATLYEREGSFNLSESLRYSAAKMIRRHPHVFGDLKLKNQEELLSNWEKIKRNENTEDDEAPKRVYGSLPKGLPPMLKAYRINSKAARAGFTWETDDDQAGQLTSEWKEWEEAKASGDQARMEEEFGDYLFTLIEYGRRHGIKANSSLDGANNKFLSRFNQMEDVVRDKGKDIPDLSLDELNKIWDAVKKK
- a CDS encoding CvpA family protein, translating into MMISFLDVVFAVIALFFVVRGMFRGLFKEIASTVGVVAAYYVASNHNEIFVPFFQVWFKSPGLLHFLAYVSMFVAVMFGVMFVAWLLARMLRITPVFWVDVPGGMAVGFVKAWLVCAVALVGITSFMPDAEFVKTSKVVPYLNNGADFLAKYMPDNMKDFDPSILREKMEAEKKEAMEKFMSGGKGSDDKDGAMSEKSQEMLQKMSKSIKEMMSKDKE
- a CDS encoding sodium:solute symporter family protein; translated protein: MGIQGWTYVMVGLTFGVYITIAWLSRVKDTKGFYVAGGGVPPLANGMATAADWMSAASFISMAGIISFQGYTGAVYLMGWTGGYVLLALLLAPYLRKFGKFTVPDFVGDRYYSNIARLVALICAIFVSLTYVAGQMRGVGIVFSRFLEVDVNTGVVIGMVIVFIYAGLGGMKGITWTQVAQYCVLIVAFLIPAVAISVKITGVAIPQIGFGSTIISGPDAGKYLLDTLNQIGTDLGFREYTSAFGPGNRSMLDVFAMTMSLMVGTAGLPHVIIRFYTVPSVRAARLSAGYALLFIAILYTTAPAVASFARYNMVNTINEKTYAEAPTWFNNWETTGLIAWLDKNNDGIIQYRAGAAFVGKPSFTGALGTHGERSISNAPSSSTNELYVDRDIMVLANPEIAGLPAWVIALVAAGGLAAALSTASGLMLVIASSISHDLYYRLINRNASEKSRLAVGRVMIGVAVCVAGYFGINPPGFVAQVVALAFGLGASSFFPILVLGIFWKRATREGAIAGMVAGIGFTMLYIIQTKFLGVGWWFMDISPEGIGFIGMLLNFAMIIGVSLVTPAPPKEIQELVDNVRFPRGAGMAVDH
- a CDS encoding DUF4212 domain-containing protein, with translation MKEYWKQNLGYMIILLSIWALVSYGCGIIFVEPLNAFRMGGFPLGFWFAQQGSIYVFVILIYVYYLLMLRLDRKYDVDE